In a single window of the bacterium genome:
- the fabF gene encoding beta-ketoacyl-ACP synthase II, which translates to MTETRVAVTGLGVVCPIGTGADAFWNAMMEGRSGVRRITSFDPAGYDAQIAAEVPDFDPAAYLDRKEVRRNDRCVHFAVAASRMALDDARLAITPSIRDDVGVIIGTGTGGAITWEAQHQLLLERGPGRISPFFVPMMMHNSASAIVSMLTGARGPNFSVASACATGGHAIGEAMRKIQRGDAVAMLCGGTEAAITPLSLAGFCAEKALSTRNDAPTKAVRPFDLHRDGFVMGEGAGVVVIEAWDHAERRGARIYGELVGYGASADAFHITQPDPEGDGAALAMRRALRDARLESHEIGYINAHGTSTEYNDKFETFAIKRVFGEAARRIPVSSTKSMTGHLLGAAGGVELIACVLAIARGALPPTINYETPDPECDLDYVPNVPRAARITTAMSNGFGFGGHNSILIVRSPS; encoded by the coding sequence GGGCCGGTCGGGCGTCCGCCGCATCACGTCGTTCGATCCGGCGGGTTACGATGCGCAGATCGCGGCGGAGGTCCCCGATTTCGACCCGGCCGCCTACCTCGACCGCAAGGAAGTCCGCCGCAACGACCGATGCGTGCATTTCGCCGTGGCCGCGTCGCGCATGGCGCTCGACGACGCGCGCCTCGCAATCACGCCGTCGATCCGCGACGACGTCGGCGTCATCATCGGGACCGGCACCGGCGGGGCGATCACGTGGGAGGCGCAGCACCAGCTGCTGCTCGAACGCGGGCCCGGCCGCATCAGCCCGTTCTTCGTTCCCATGATGATGCACAACAGCGCCTCGGCCATCGTCAGCATGCTGACCGGCGCGCGCGGGCCCAACTTCTCCGTCGCGTCCGCCTGCGCCACCGGCGGCCACGCGATCGGCGAGGCGATGCGGAAGATCCAGCGCGGGGACGCCGTGGCGATGCTGTGCGGCGGCACCGAAGCGGCGATCACCCCCCTCAGCCTGGCGGGGTTTTGCGCGGAGAAGGCGCTCAGCACCCGCAACGACGCCCCGACGAAGGCCGTCCGGCCGTTCGACCTTCACCGGGACGGGTTCGTGATGGGCGAGGGCGCCGGCGTCGTGGTCATCGAGGCGTGGGACCACGCCGAGCGGCGCGGGGCCCGGATCTACGGCGAGCTCGTCGGGTACGGTGCGAGCGCCGACGCCTTCCACATCACCCAGCCGGACCCGGAGGGCGATGGGGCCGCGCTCGCGATGCGGCGGGCCCTTCGGGACGCGCGGCTCGAGTCGCACGAGATCGGCTACATCAACGCCCACGGCACGAGCACCGAATACAACGACAAATTCGAGACGTTCGCGATCAAGCGGGTCTTCGGCGAGGCCGCGCGGCGCATCCCGGTGAGCTCGACCAAGTCGATGACCGGGCATCTCCTCGGCGCCGCGGGCGGGGTCGAGCTGATCGCCTGCGTGCTCGCGATCGCGCGCGGAGCGCTGCCGCCGACGATCAACTATGAGACCCCGGATCCGGAGTGCGACCTCGACTACGTCCCGAACGTGCCGCGGGCGGCCCGCATCACCACGGCGATGTCGAACGGCTTCGGCTTCGGCGGCCACAACTCGATCCTGATCGTGCGGAGCCCCTCCTGA
- the rnc gene encoding ribonuclease III — protein MVELFEPLAPDRDAQLAELERRLDVHFRDRTLLHTALVHGSVGTDARSRHGDNYERLEFLGDAVLNLVVADHLYRLFPTRLEGDLARLRASVVSEGPLARIARVMDLGRYMLLGRGEEKGGGRSRASLLADALEAVVGAVYVDAGYGVAHHCVTRWFAEDLSRLEEPGGSDYKSLLQELVQQRERRLPRYRITGQEGPEHSRAFVAVVEVSGRVIGEGRGKSKKEAEQAAAQQALDHLRPSRDG, from the coding sequence ATGGTGGAGCTGTTCGAACCGCTCGCCCCGGATCGGGACGCGCAGCTCGCCGAGCTGGAACGCCGGCTCGACGTGCACTTCCGCGATCGGACGCTCCTGCACACCGCCCTCGTGCACGGCTCGGTCGGCACGGACGCGCGGAGCCGGCACGGCGACAACTACGAGCGCCTCGAGTTCCTCGGCGACGCGGTCCTCAACCTCGTCGTCGCAGACCACCTCTACCGGCTGTTCCCGACCCGCCTCGAGGGGGACCTGGCGCGCCTGCGGGCCTCGGTGGTGAGCGAGGGGCCGCTGGCCCGGATCGCGCGCGTGATGGACCTCGGCCGCTACATGCTGCTCGGGCGGGGTGAGGAGAAGGGCGGGGGACGGTCGCGGGCGTCGCTCCTCGCGGACGCGCTGGAAGCGGTCGTCGGCGCGGTGTACGTGGACGCGGGGTACGGCGTCGCCCACCACTGCGTGACGCGGTGGTTCGCGGAGGACCTGTCGCGCCTCGAGGAGCCGGGCGGCAGCGATTACAAGAGTCTGCTCCAAGAACTCGTGCAGCAGCGCGAACGCCGCCTGCCGCGCTACCGCATCACCGGCCAGGAGGGTCCGGAACACAGCCGCGCGTTCGTGGCCGTGGTGGAAGTGAGCGGCCGCGTCATCGGCGAGGGCCGGGGCAAGAGCAAGAAGGAGGCGGAGCAGGCCGCGGCCCAGCAGGCGCTGGACCACCTCCGCCCGAGCCGCGACGGGTGA
- a CDS encoding HIT domain-containing protein has protein sequence MKYLWAPWRLQYIKGPPMTDCIFCTFPREGRDRDRGILIQGRLAFVILNVYPYNSGHLMVVPHRHVADPGDLTDDEQLEMQRLVQASMRALREVYRPEGFNIGMNIGRAAGAGIADHLHTHIVPRWVGDTNFMPVLGETKVLPEELTATYDRLAAALRATPPAGPES, from the coding sequence GTGAAGTACCTCTGGGCGCCGTGGCGGCTGCAGTACATCAAAGGACCGCCGATGACGGATTGCATCTTCTGCACGTTTCCCCGTGAGGGCCGGGACCGCGACCGCGGCATCCTGATCCAAGGCCGGCTGGCCTTCGTCATTCTGAACGTCTACCCGTACAACTCGGGCCATCTCATGGTCGTGCCGCACCGGCACGTCGCCGATCCCGGCGATCTGACGGACGACGAGCAGCTCGAGATGCAGCGCCTCGTCCAGGCGTCCATGCGCGCGCTGCGAGAGGTCTACCGGCCGGAGGGATTCAACATCGGGATGAACATCGGCCGCGCCGCCGGCGCCGGCATCGCGGACCACCTCCACACCCACATCGTGCCCCGCTGGGTCGGGGACACGAATTTTATGCCCGTCCTCGGGGAGACCAAGGTGCTGCCCGAGGAACTGACGGCCACGTACGATCGCCTCGCGGCGGCGCTCC